In Microbacterium esteraromaticum, the following proteins share a genomic window:
- the lpdA gene encoding dihydrolipoyl dehydrogenase — protein sequence MATHEFDVVILGGGSGGYAAALRASELGKKVALIEKDKVGGTCLHRGCIPTKALLHAAEVADHVRSAASVGVTATLESVDAAGVRAYREGIVAKKFKGLEGLIKARGITTVSGEGRLEADRTVVVGDDRYVGGDVILATGSYSRSLPGLEIGGRILTSEHALALDEVPSSVIILGGGVIGVEFASVWKSFGAEVTIVEALPHLVPNEDIVLSKGLERAFRRRGITYSLGTRFQRAEQDDTQVTVTLEDGKTFSADYLLVAVGRGPATAGLGFEEAGVGLERGFVTVDEQLRTAVPGVWAVGDIVPGLQLAHRGFLQGIAVAERIAGMEVPTLPESQIPRVTYCSPEVASVGITEEAAVAAHGADSVVSYEYNLAGNGKSEIIGTGGTVKVVRRKDGPVLGVHMLGDRVGELITEGQLAVAWEAHPEDIAPLIHAHPTQSEALGEAFLALAGKPLHAL from the coding sequence ATGGCCACGCACGAGTTCGACGTCGTCATCCTCGGCGGAGGCAGCGGCGGGTACGCCGCGGCGCTGCGCGCCAGCGAGCTGGGCAAGAAGGTGGCCCTCATCGAGAAGGACAAGGTCGGCGGCACCTGCCTTCACCGCGGCTGCATCCCCACCAAGGCTCTGCTGCACGCCGCCGAGGTCGCAGACCACGTCCGGTCTGCTGCCTCGGTGGGCGTGACGGCGACCCTGGAGTCCGTCGACGCGGCCGGCGTCCGCGCGTACCGCGAGGGCATCGTCGCCAAGAAGTTCAAAGGGCTCGAGGGCCTGATCAAGGCCCGAGGCATCACCACCGTGAGCGGCGAGGGTCGCCTCGAGGCCGATCGCACGGTCGTAGTGGGCGACGACCGCTACGTCGGCGGCGATGTGATCCTCGCGACCGGCTCGTACAGCCGCTCACTGCCGGGTCTCGAGATCGGGGGGCGCATCCTCACCAGCGAGCATGCGCTCGCTCTCGACGAGGTGCCGAGCAGCGTCATCATCCTCGGCGGCGGCGTCATCGGCGTCGAGTTCGCCAGCGTGTGGAAGTCGTTCGGCGCCGAGGTGACGATCGTCGAAGCCCTGCCGCACCTCGTGCCCAACGAGGACATCGTGCTGAGCAAGGGGCTCGAGCGCGCCTTCCGTCGCAGGGGCATCACGTACTCGCTCGGTACGCGCTTCCAGAGAGCCGAGCAGGACGACACCCAGGTGACGGTGACGCTGGAGGACGGCAAGACCTTCAGCGCCGACTATCTGCTCGTCGCCGTCGGTCGAGGTCCCGCCACGGCCGGACTCGGGTTCGAGGAGGCTGGAGTCGGCCTGGAGCGTGGTTTCGTCACGGTCGACGAGCAGCTGCGCACGGCAGTGCCCGGCGTATGGGCCGTCGGTGACATCGTGCCGGGTCTGCAGCTCGCGCACCGCGGGTTCCTGCAGGGCATCGCGGTCGCGGAGCGCATCGCCGGCATGGAGGTTCCGACCCTCCCGGAGTCGCAGATTCCCCGCGTCACCTATTGCAGCCCTGAGGTGGCTTCGGTCGGCATCACCGAGGAAGCAGCCGTGGCGGCCCACGGTGCCGACAGCGTCGTCTCGTACGAGTACAACCTGGCAGGCAACGGCAAGAGCGAGATCATCGGCACCGGCGGCACCGTCAAGGTCGTGCGACGCAAAGACGGCCCGGTTCTCGGTGTGCACATGCTGGGCGACCGCGTCGGCGAGCTCATCACCGAGGGTCAGCTCGCGGTGGCCTGGGAGGCGCACCCCGAGGACATCGCACCGCTCATCCATGCGCACCCCACGCA